The Corallococcus exiguus genome includes a window with the following:
- a CDS encoding methyl-accepting chemotaxis protein: MTQPSPPSTQALLFKLLLLRTLVVTVAVAPAIYVDMQLLDVDASHTGFVLGVVTPIVIGGLALVVPIGAVGALLRYAVEAKASPAERLGRLLRLPGVLTFVEAQSGWFLGGIFFNGAIGLALDRPPRVILVGVAVAMSAGLFSAPIMYMLYEKALAAVTLEAFRRAPHERPAGEGLFLPRQSWFLPAIVVSALLITCITSIATLQLRLEKNLSSLADDLELSGEYRGAARVRSRIQPLQRDLTLPVAFLGGFAALGAIFTAAWAARRLAQGARAVGASLDALVEGRAAPPQWVSTDELGDLSARTWLLYEQLQELPRALSSSAGHLAKAGTRLTEASDQQNRTLSRQASAIHQARTTAQEIQQMSKLAASRAGSVLQVAERAAAMGKLGEESLAGTVQGLDDIRGLTHGLNQQVVDLGTRAREVGRVSEVVKSLADQSHMLAINAAIEASRAGEQGRGFAVVARQMRELADQSIKATGQVRGLLEGMETATGEAVVTADKSSAGVEAALVPLRKSGERLRELIKLTHESASAVRQIAEAVAQQHAGVDQLFGAVSEMDELMAATLRQLGTTQEAATAVAQATGQVSELAERYVS; this comes from the coding sequence ATGACACAGCCATCCCCCCCTTCGACCCAGGCGCTGCTCTTCAAGCTGCTCTTGCTGCGCACGCTGGTCGTCACGGTGGCGGTGGCGCCGGCCATCTACGTCGACATGCAGCTGCTGGACGTGGACGCGAGCCACACGGGGTTCGTGCTGGGCGTCGTCACGCCCATCGTCATTGGCGGGCTGGCGCTGGTGGTGCCCATTGGAGCGGTGGGCGCGCTGTTGCGGTACGCGGTGGAGGCGAAGGCGAGCCCCGCGGAGCGGCTGGGACGGCTGTTGCGGCTGCCAGGCGTGCTCACGTTCGTGGAGGCACAGTCGGGCTGGTTCCTGGGCGGCATCTTCTTCAACGGCGCCATTGGTCTGGCGCTGGACCGGCCGCCGCGCGTCATCCTGGTGGGCGTGGCGGTGGCGATGAGCGCGGGGCTCTTCAGCGCGCCCATCATGTACATGCTCTACGAGAAGGCGCTGGCGGCGGTGACGCTGGAGGCGTTCCGCCGCGCGCCGCACGAGCGCCCCGCGGGAGAAGGGCTGTTCCTGCCCCGGCAGAGCTGGTTCCTGCCGGCCATCGTCGTGTCCGCGCTGTTGATTACGTGCATCACGAGCATCGCCACGTTGCAGCTGCGGCTGGAGAAGAACCTGTCGTCGCTGGCGGACGACCTGGAGCTGTCGGGCGAGTACCGGGGCGCGGCGCGGGTGCGCTCGCGCATCCAGCCGTTGCAGCGCGACCTGACGTTGCCGGTGGCGTTCCTGGGCGGGTTCGCGGCGCTGGGGGCCATCTTCACGGCGGCGTGGGCGGCGCGCCGGCTGGCGCAGGGCGCGAGGGCGGTGGGGGCGTCGCTGGACGCGCTGGTGGAGGGCCGCGCGGCGCCGCCGCAGTGGGTGTCCACGGATGAGCTGGGCGACCTGTCCGCGCGCACGTGGCTGCTCTATGAGCAGTTGCAGGAGCTGCCCCGGGCGCTGAGCTCGTCCGCGGGGCACCTGGCGAAGGCGGGCACGCGGCTGACGGAGGCGAGCGACCAGCAGAACCGCACGCTGTCGCGGCAGGCGTCGGCCATCCACCAGGCGCGCACGACGGCGCAGGAGATCCAGCAGATGTCGAAGCTGGCGGCGAGCCGCGCGGGGAGCGTCCTGCAGGTGGCGGAGCGCGCCGCGGCGATGGGCAAGCTGGGCGAGGAGTCGCTGGCGGGCACGGTGCAGGGGCTCGACGACATCCGCGGCCTGACGCACGGGCTGAACCAGCAGGTGGTGGACCTGGGCACGCGCGCCCGCGAGGTGGGCCGGGTGTCGGAGGTGGTGAAGTCGCTGGCGGACCAGTCACACATGCTGGCCATCAACGCGGCCATCGAGGCGAGCCGCGCGGGCGAGCAGGGCCGGGGCTTCGCGGTGGTGGCGCGGCAGATGCGAGAGCTGGCGGACCAGTCCATCAAGGCGACGGGCCAGGTGCGCGGGTTGCTGGAAGGCATGGAGACCGCGACGGGCGAGGCGGTCGTGACCGCGGACAAGAGCTCCGCGGGCGTGGAGGCGGCGCTGGTGCCACTGCGCAAGAGCGGCGAGCGGCTGCGGGAGCTCATCAAGCTGACGCACGAGTCCGCGTCCGCGGTGCGGCAGATTGCGGAAGCCGTGGCGCAGCAGCACGCGGGCGTGGATCAGCTGTTCGGTGCGGTGAGTGAGATGGATGAGCTGATGGCCGCGACGCTGCGTCAGCTGGGGACCACGCAGGAAGCGGCGACGGCGGTGGCCCAGGCGACGGGGCAGGTGTCGGAGCTGGCGGAGCGGTACGTTTCGTAG
- a CDS encoding SMI1/KNR4 family protein, which yields MHEWLEALRKSAKATSVGVQVEEVRRAETECGVPFPEDLSDLYQALNGGEFQGEVRLFPLRGDEGEPSVLEKTRLMVVGLPAAGVWRFGLKGAHRHLFVARKSAMEEQGDGGGPLPGWVDALDGDTWVFGTWDGEKKEMRLYRALKDMLEVLIPPVEEVESFGERTFARAMNAVLQGALSGAAAQAEEDEEAPAGRGGDYSSALAALARDAGEDEEEELEAAESADEEAEVSSEEELEAELAEDTGEEEAEPAEQEELFEEPEPKRPAVKKARREKAVTETPSALAKKSTGKAATKKAEAAEAEAPTEAVSTRAGARKAVGKKAAAKKAAPARGAAKKATGKATAKKAAPARGAGKKGATAKKAAAKKAATAKKATGKAAAKKGAVKKGAIPKKGATAKKGAVKKGAVPKKGATAKKAAAKKGAAPEKGAAAKKGASTRGAAKKATGKAAAKKSSRRRS from the coding sequence ATGCACGAGTGGTTGGAGGCACTGCGCAAGTCGGCGAAGGCGACCTCGGTGGGTGTGCAGGTGGAGGAGGTCCGCCGCGCGGAGACGGAGTGCGGCGTCCCGTTCCCCGAGGACCTGTCGGACCTGTACCAGGCGCTCAACGGCGGTGAGTTCCAGGGTGAGGTGCGGCTGTTCCCGTTGCGTGGCGACGAGGGGGAGCCCAGCGTCCTGGAGAAGACCCGCCTGATGGTGGTGGGTCTGCCGGCCGCGGGCGTGTGGCGCTTCGGGCTGAAGGGGGCGCACCGGCACCTGTTCGTCGCGCGCAAGTCCGCGATGGAGGAGCAGGGGGATGGCGGTGGGCCGCTGCCCGGCTGGGTGGACGCGCTGGACGGGGACACCTGGGTCTTCGGCACCTGGGACGGAGAGAAGAAGGAGATGCGGCTGTACCGCGCGCTCAAGGACATGCTCGAGGTGCTGATTCCGCCCGTGGAAGAGGTGGAGAGCTTCGGGGAGCGGACCTTCGCGCGCGCCATGAACGCCGTGCTCCAGGGCGCGCTGTCCGGTGCGGCCGCGCAGGCGGAGGAGGACGAGGAGGCTCCCGCTGGCCGTGGCGGCGACTACTCGAGCGCCCTGGCCGCCCTGGCCCGTGACGCGGGCGAGGACGAGGAGGAGGAGCTCGAAGCCGCGGAGTCCGCCGACGAGGAGGCCGAGGTGTCCAGCGAGGAGGAGCTGGAGGCGGAACTGGCCGAGGACACCGGTGAGGAGGAGGCCGAGCCCGCCGAACAGGAGGAGCTGTTCGAGGAGCCCGAGCCCAAGCGCCCCGCCGTGAAGAAGGCCCGCCGCGAGAAGGCTGTCACCGAGACGCCGTCCGCCCTCGCGAAGAAGTCCACGGGCAAGGCCGCCACGAAGAAGGCCGAAGCCGCCGAGGCGGAGGCGCCGACCGAAGCCGTCTCCACCAGGGCGGGAGCGCGCAAGGCGGTTGGCAAGAAGGCCGCCGCGAAGAAGGCCGCGCCTGCACGTGGGGCCGCGAAGAAGGCCACGGGCAAGGCCACCGCGAAGAAGGCCGCGCCCGCGCGTGGGGCCGGGAAGAAGGGCGCCACCGCGAAGAAGGCCGCCGCGAAGAAGGCTGCCACCGCGAAGAAGGCCACGGGCAAGGCTGCCGCGAAGAAGGGCGCCGTGAAGAAGGGTGCTATCCCGAAGAAGGGCGCCACCGCGAAGAAGGGCGCCGTGAAGAAGGGTGCTGTCCCGAAGAAGGGCGCTACCGCGAAGAAGGCCGCCGCGAAGAAGGGGGCTGCCCCGGAGAAGGGGGCCGCCGCCAAGAAGGGCGCATCCACGCGCGGGGCCGCCAAGAAGGCTACGGGCAAGGCCGCCGCGAAGAAGTCCTCGCGCCGTCGGTCCTGA
- a CDS encoding ABC transporter ATP-binding protein: MRGGTLPPPTPSTPPSLRARLKNAGVLFKQLPGTFHLFWRASPRGAVVLGVLTLVAAVLPAGIAWVGKLIVDTVVAAAKGDVAANSRVVGLVATEFALMVASAVVERGLTLTKDLLRAHLGNLLNERILQKALDLELKHFEDSDTYDKMQNARREANARPLSLVMQAFSIVRNVITLSTYAVLLVALSPWSVVVLLAASIPAFIAEARLAAEGFRLYSWRAPEGRKLNYLEWILTRDSTVKEVKLFGLGPLVLGRYRDLFQKFFAEDRALARKRMVWGLGLGLLSLAAFYGCYLFVASRAADGGISVGDMVLYLAVFRQGQAAFQGILTSVGSMYEDALFMSNLFAYLDIPTLENAPRLLPAVSPPRGRSNAIELRDVSFRYAGKDAWALRNVNLTLKPGQKLALVGENGAGKSTLVKLLLRMYEPTEGQILYGGVDTAQMGADDLRGRFGAVFQDFVRYQFSVSENIGLGHVPALEDRPAIERAAEQGGASSVIATLPSQYDTMLGGWFEKGQELSSGQWQKLAVSRAFMRDDAEVLILDEPTASIDAEAEHALFERFQALAADRIAIVISHRFSTVRMADQIAVLHNGTVQELGSHDELMALDGRYAHLFRLQARGYRD; encoded by the coding sequence ATGAGGGGCGGCACCTTGCCACCTCCCACGCCGTCGACACCGCCATCGCTCCGGGCCCGTCTGAAGAACGCGGGCGTCCTCTTCAAGCAGCTGCCCGGCACCTTCCACCTCTTCTGGCGGGCGAGCCCCCGGGGCGCGGTGGTGCTGGGCGTGCTCACGCTGGTGGCGGCGGTGTTGCCGGCGGGCATCGCGTGGGTGGGCAAGCTCATCGTCGACACGGTGGTGGCCGCGGCGAAGGGCGACGTGGCGGCGAACTCGCGCGTGGTGGGGCTGGTGGCCACGGAGTTCGCGCTGATGGTGGCCTCCGCGGTGGTGGAGCGGGGGCTCACGCTCACCAAGGACCTCCTGCGCGCGCACCTGGGCAACCTGCTCAACGAGCGCATCCTCCAGAAGGCGCTGGACCTGGAGCTCAAGCACTTCGAGGACTCGGACACCTACGACAAGATGCAGAACGCGCGGCGGGAGGCGAACGCGCGCCCGCTGTCGCTGGTGATGCAGGCGTTCAGCATCGTGCGCAACGTCATCACCCTGTCCACCTACGCGGTGCTGCTCGTGGCGCTGTCGCCGTGGAGCGTGGTGGTGCTGCTCGCCGCGTCCATCCCCGCGTTCATCGCGGAGGCGCGGCTGGCGGCGGAGGGCTTCCGGCTGTACTCGTGGCGCGCGCCGGAGGGCCGCAAGCTCAACTACCTGGAGTGGATCCTCACGCGCGACAGCACCGTGAAGGAGGTGAAGCTCTTCGGGTTGGGGCCGCTGGTGCTGGGCCGCTACCGCGACCTGTTCCAGAAGTTCTTCGCGGAGGACCGGGCGCTCGCGCGCAAGCGCATGGTGTGGGGCCTGGGCCTGGGCCTCTTGTCGCTGGCGGCCTTCTACGGCTGCTACCTCTTCGTGGCGAGCCGCGCGGCGGATGGCGGCATCTCCGTGGGTGACATGGTGCTGTACCTGGCCGTGTTCCGGCAGGGGCAGGCCGCGTTCCAGGGCATCCTCACCAGCGTGGGCTCCATGTACGAGGACGCGCTCTTCATGAGCAACCTCTTCGCCTACCTGGACATCCCCACGTTGGAGAACGCGCCGAGGCTCCTGCCCGCCGTCTCACCGCCGCGCGGGAGGAGCAACGCCATCGAGCTGCGCGACGTGTCCTTCCGCTATGCGGGCAAGGACGCGTGGGCGCTGCGCAACGTGAACCTCACGCTCAAGCCCGGCCAGAAGCTGGCGCTGGTGGGGGAGAACGGCGCGGGGAAGAGCACGTTGGTGAAGCTGCTCCTGCGCATGTACGAGCCGACCGAAGGCCAGATTCTCTACGGCGGCGTGGACACGGCCCAGATGGGCGCGGACGACCTGCGCGGCCGCTTCGGGGCGGTGTTCCAGGACTTCGTGCGCTACCAGTTCAGCGTGTCGGAGAACATCGGCCTGGGACACGTGCCCGCGCTGGAGGACCGGCCCGCCATCGAACGGGCGGCGGAGCAGGGCGGGGCGAGCTCCGTCATCGCGACGCTGCCGTCCCAGTACGACACGATGCTGGGGGGCTGGTTCGAGAAGGGCCAGGAGCTGTCCAGCGGCCAGTGGCAGAAGCTGGCGGTGTCGCGCGCGTTCATGCGTGACGACGCGGAGGTGCTCATCCTGGACGAGCCCACGGCCAGCATCGACGCGGAGGCCGAGCACGCCCTCTTCGAGCGCTTCCAGGCGCTGGCCGCGGACCGCATCGCCATCGTGATTTCGCACCGCTTCTCCACGGTGCGCATGGCGGATCAAATCGCCGTGCTCCACAACGGCACGGTGCAGGAGCTGGGCAGCCACGACGAGCTGATGGCGCTGGACGGGCGATACGCGCACCTGTTCCGGCTGCAGGCGCGCGGCTACCGGGACTGA
- a CDS encoding VOC family protein produces MKLNHLDLQVPDVQATARFFMRYCGFTSHAKNHDSPAIAMLGGTDGFVLILQRRKRDSDVFPEDFHVGFLQDSEAPVLAFHERAKADGLEVSDVIRNNRGTLVYCRAPGGLLVEVSCRP; encoded by the coding sequence ATGAAGCTGAATCACCTTGATCTGCAGGTCCCCGACGTCCAGGCCACCGCCCGCTTCTTCATGCGCTACTGCGGCTTCACGTCGCACGCGAAGAACCATGACTCGCCCGCCATCGCCATGCTCGGCGGGACGGATGGCTTCGTGCTCATCCTCCAGCGCCGCAAGCGCGACTCCGACGTCTTCCCCGAGGACTTCCACGTCGGCTTCCTCCAGGACTCCGAAGCCCCCGTGCTCGCCTTCCATGAGCGCGCGAAGGCCGACGGCCTGGAGGTGTCCGACGTCATCCGCAACAACCGGGGCACCCTCGTCTACTGCCGCGCACCGGGCGGCCTCCTCGTGGAGGTGAGCTGCCGCCCCTGA
- a CDS encoding SanA/YdcF family protein — protein MKAGGTTRVWVRRGLGLLGLALAVLLGLSHFVRLRYQGRIVPLAVAPEAPVALVFGAGLAPGAVPSPVLAQRLDAAIALWRQGKVRSLLVSGDNSAPFHNETRAMRRYLLEHGVPEDAVVGDEAGLSTYDSCLRAHSVFGANRAVLVTQRFHLSRALFIANSVGIDAWGVAADEGRATPWRYTVRETLSRVLALGMVLLEVKPGSTDGQPPTAPR, from the coding sequence ATGAAGGCTGGCGGCACGACCAGGGTGTGGGTACGCAGGGGCCTGGGGCTGCTCGGGCTGGCCCTGGCCGTCCTGCTGGGTCTGTCCCACTTCGTGCGCCTGCGCTACCAGGGCCGCATCGTGCCGCTGGCGGTCGCGCCGGAGGCCCCCGTGGCCCTGGTGTTCGGGGCGGGGCTGGCGCCGGGCGCGGTGCCCTCTCCGGTGCTGGCGCAGCGGCTGGACGCGGCCATCGCGCTCTGGCGGCAGGGCAAGGTGCGGTCGCTGCTGGTGAGCGGGGACAACTCCGCGCCCTTCCACAACGAGACGCGGGCCATGCGGCGCTACCTGCTGGAGCACGGGGTGCCAGAGGACGCGGTGGTGGGGGACGAGGCGGGGCTGTCCACCTACGACAGCTGCTTGCGGGCGCACTCGGTGTTCGGCGCGAACCGGGCGGTGCTCGTCACGCAGCGCTTCCACCTGTCGCGGGCGCTCTTCATCGCCAACTCGGTGGGCATCGACGCGTGGGGCGTGGCGGCGGACGAGGGACGGGCGACTCCCTGGCGCTACACGGTGCGCGAGACGCTCTCCCGGGTGCTGGCGCTGGGGATGGTGCTGCTGGAGGTGAAGCCCGGCAGCACTGACGGCCAGCCGCCGACGGCTCCCCGCTGA
- the atpD gene encoding F0F1 ATP synthase subunit beta: MSAQVPTTGKITQVLGPVVDVEFPPGGLPEVYAALKLTNPNLGAEKDNLTIEVAQHLGENTVRCIAMDSTEGLGRGMPVRSTGAPIQVPVGKATLGRIMNVTGEPVDEMGPVNATEYWPIHRAPPPFTEQDVRVQMFETGIKVIDLLAPYTRGGKIGLFGGAGVGKTVLLQELIRNVAVERGGFSVFAGVGERTREGNDLYHEMQETKVIQTDNLEKSQAVLVYGQMNEPPGARARVALSALTMAEYFRDVEGRDVLLFVDNIFRFTQAGSEVSALLGRIPSAVGYQPTLATEMGGLQERITSTTKGSITSVQAIYVPADDLTDPAPATAFAHLDATTVLNRSIAELAIFPAVDPLDSTSRILSADVLGAEHYAVARRIQGILQRYKELQDIIAILGMDELSEEDKLSVARARKIQRFLSQPFFVAKVFTGLDGRYVALKDTIRSFKEIAEGKHDELPESAFYMVGAIEEAQEKARKLAAA; encoded by the coding sequence ATGAGCGCTCAAGTCCCGACGACTGGCAAGATCACGCAGGTTCTCGGCCCCGTGGTCGACGTGGAGTTCCCGCCCGGCGGGCTCCCTGAGGTGTACGCCGCCCTCAAGCTGACCAACCCCAACCTGGGCGCGGAGAAGGACAACCTCACCATCGAGGTGGCGCAGCACCTGGGCGAGAACACCGTGCGCTGCATCGCCATGGACTCCACCGAGGGCCTGGGCCGTGGCATGCCGGTGCGCAGCACGGGCGCCCCCATCCAGGTGCCGGTGGGCAAGGCCACCCTGGGCCGCATCATGAACGTCACCGGCGAGCCGGTGGACGAAATGGGCCCGGTGAACGCCACCGAGTACTGGCCCATCCACCGCGCGCCCCCGCCGTTCACGGAGCAGGACGTGCGCGTGCAGATGTTCGAGACCGGCATCAAGGTCATTGACCTGCTCGCCCCCTACACCCGTGGCGGCAAGATCGGCCTGTTCGGCGGCGCCGGCGTGGGCAAGACGGTGCTCCTGCAGGAGCTCATCCGCAACGTGGCCGTGGAGCGCGGCGGCTTCTCCGTGTTCGCCGGCGTCGGTGAGCGCACCCGCGAAGGCAACGACCTGTACCACGAGATGCAGGAGACCAAGGTCATCCAGACCGACAACCTGGAGAAGAGCCAGGCGGTCCTCGTGTACGGCCAGATGAACGAGCCGCCCGGCGCCCGCGCCCGCGTGGCCCTCTCCGCGCTGACCATGGCGGAGTACTTCCGCGACGTGGAGGGCCGTGACGTGCTCCTCTTCGTGGACAACATCTTCCGCTTCACCCAGGCCGGCTCGGAAGTGTCCGCCCTCCTGGGCCGCATCCCCAGCGCGGTGGGTTACCAGCCCACGCTCGCCACGGAGATGGGCGGCCTGCAGGAGCGCATCACCTCCACCACCAAGGGCTCCATCACCTCCGTGCAGGCCATCTACGTGCCCGCGGACGACCTGACGGACCCGGCCCCCGCCACCGCGTTCGCCCACCTGGACGCGACCACGGTGCTCAACCGCTCCATCGCGGAGCTCGCCATCTTCCCCGCCGTGGACCCGCTGGACTCCACCAGCCGCATCCTGTCCGCGGACGTGCTGGGCGCCGAGCACTACGCCGTGGCCCGCCGCATCCAGGGCATCCTGCAGCGTTACAAGGAGCTCCAGGACATCATCGCCATCCTCGGCATGGACGAGCTCTCCGAAGAGGACAAGCTGTCCGTGGCGCGCGCCCGCAAGATCCAGCGCTTCCTGTCCCAGCCGTTCTTCGTGGCCAAGGTCTTCACGGGCCTGGACGGCCGCTACGTGGCGCTGAAGGACACCATCCGCAGCTTCAAGGAGATCGCGGAAGGCAAGCACGACGAGCTCCCGGAGTCCGCCTTCTACATGGTGGGCGCCATCGAAGAGGCTCAGGAGAAGGCCCGCAAGCTGGCGGCGGCGTAA
- a CDS encoding thioredoxin family protein has product MAHPVSIEATTETFDSLVMEPRDELVVVDFWGPGCPNCDIYAAAEPELLKELDGAPMRVVKVNAYEHEALATRFGLYGIPTFLLFRNGKLLGKMSQYYGKPYFLGVIRDHLPGGAKAQA; this is encoded by the coding sequence ATGGCGCATCCCGTAAGCATCGAGGCGACGACCGAGACCTTCGACTCGCTCGTCATGGAGCCCCGCGACGAGCTGGTGGTGGTGGACTTCTGGGGCCCCGGCTGCCCGAACTGCGACATCTACGCCGCCGCCGAACCGGAGCTCCTCAAGGAGCTGGACGGCGCCCCCATGCGCGTCGTCAAGGTCAACGCCTACGAGCACGAGGCCCTGGCCACCCGCTTCGGCCTGTACGGCATCCCCACCTTCCTGCTGTTCCGCAACGGGAAGCTGCTGGGGAAGATGAGCCAGTACTACGGCAAGCCGTACTTCCTGGGCGTCATCCGGGACCACCTGCCCGGCGGCGCCAAGGCCCAGGCCTGA
- a CDS encoding CsbD family protein — MGEWTDKAKGKVKETVGVATGDRSLEAEGKADTLKGKVKGVVEDVKHAIKDKVDEREEVRRGDADPYQR; from the coding sequence ATGGGCGAGTGGACTGACAAGGCCAAGGGCAAGGTGAAGGAAACCGTGGGCGTGGCGACGGGCGACCGTTCGCTGGAAGCCGAAGGCAAGGCGGACACGCTCAAGGGCAAGGTCAAGGGCGTGGTCGAGGACGTGAAGCACGCCATCAAGGACAAGGTCGACGAGCGCGAGGAAGTGCGTCGCGGTGACGCGGATCCGTATCAGCGCTAG
- the atpG gene encoding ATP synthase F1 subunit gamma: MASLRDIRKRIRSVKNTRQITKAMKMVSAAKLRKAQDAILAARPYAQTLEQIISELAVRSADQELAHPLLATRPIRRVELLLLTSDRGLAGGFNSNVIRRANRYLYENSNLQVRVSTVGRKGNDFFRNRGQSIRKDFAGLYATLNYRSAANVAEELSAAFLNDEVDAVYVVYNEFVSAITQNVVVSQLLPLQPATAKAAATPTPETVAAAPALVDFKYEPSRQAVLDRLVPQAVNIKLYRALLESVASEQGARMSAMENATNNATDMISSYTLLYNRTRQAVITKELMEIVSGAEALK, from the coding sequence ATGGCGTCCCTTCGCGACATCCGCAAGCGCATCCGCTCGGTGAAGAACACGCGGCAGATCACCAAGGCCATGAAGATGGTCTCCGCCGCGAAGCTCCGGAAGGCGCAGGACGCCATCCTCGCCGCCCGCCCGTACGCGCAGACGCTGGAGCAGATCATCTCCGAGCTGGCCGTGCGCTCCGCCGACCAGGAACTGGCGCACCCGCTGCTCGCCACCCGCCCCATCCGCCGCGTGGAGCTGCTGCTCCTCACGTCCGACCGCGGCCTCGCCGGCGGCTTCAACTCCAACGTCATCCGCCGCGCCAACCGCTACCTGTACGAGAACAGCAATCTCCAGGTGCGCGTCTCCACGGTGGGCCGCAAGGGCAACGACTTCTTCCGCAACCGCGGCCAGTCCATCCGCAAGGACTTCGCCGGCCTGTACGCGACGCTGAACTACCGCTCCGCCGCCAACGTCGCGGAAGAGCTGTCCGCCGCCTTCCTCAACGACGAGGTCGACGCGGTCTACGTCGTCTACAACGAGTTCGTCTCCGCCATCACCCAGAACGTGGTCGTGTCGCAGCTGCTGCCCCTGCAGCCCGCCACGGCGAAGGCCGCCGCCACGCCCACCCCGGAGACCGTGGCCGCCGCGCCCGCCCTGGTAGACTTCAAGTACGAGCCGTCCCGCCAGGCCGTGCTGGACCGGCTGGTGCCCCAGGCGGTGAACATCAAGCTGTACCGGGCGCTGCTGGAGAGCGTGGCGAGCGAGCAGGGCGCGCGCATGAGCGCCATGGAGAACGCCACCAACAACGCCACGGACATGATCTCCAGCTACACCCTGCTCTACAACCGCACCCGCCAGGCGGTCATCACCAAGGAACTCATGGAGATCGTCTCCGGCGCCGAGGCCCTCAAGTAG
- a CDS encoding universal stress protein: protein MSSRRSLPLLPDGVLRAQRGLRRVAVGLDFSLQSEFALARALRLPLAHGAAFSVLHVSPRLDGHSGPDGTVDGEQCLRRSVTSAAKRLRQRPDVDVREELRTGDAPHEAAELAKDQGVEVLVVGRPHLPQPAKPLPDDAMVMRLVREVDASVLVVMPHPGRVYHRPLVAVNFSRESRRALELTMRLCPVSTPIEVLHVVDLREEEEALRREDVPLTRQLGLLQEREDAARRALGRFLAPYRETGRALEIRLRFGDPCECILAEARDRDSDLLTLGMSSANPPTTLTEGVLRHSLCDVLISRHAAPPAALPDGGGAPAS, encoded by the coding sequence GTGTCTTCCCGAAGGAGTCTGCCGCTGCTGCCCGACGGCGTCCTCCGCGCTCAGCGGGGGCTGCGGCGGGTGGCGGTGGGGTTGGACTTCTCCCTGCAGTCCGAGTTCGCGCTCGCCCGTGCGCTGCGCCTTCCGCTCGCGCACGGAGCGGCCTTCAGCGTGCTGCACGTGAGCCCGCGGTTGGATGGCCACTCCGGCCCGGATGGGACGGTGGACGGAGAGCAGTGCCTGCGCCGGTCGGTGACGTCCGCGGCGAAGCGGCTGCGGCAGCGGCCGGACGTGGACGTGCGCGAGGAGCTGCGCACCGGTGACGCGCCGCACGAGGCGGCGGAGCTGGCGAAGGACCAGGGCGTGGAGGTGCTGGTGGTGGGCCGGCCGCACCTGCCCCAACCGGCGAAGCCGCTGCCGGACGACGCGATGGTGATGCGGCTGGTGCGGGAGGTGGACGCGTCCGTGCTGGTGGTGATGCCGCACCCGGGCCGCGTCTACCACCGACCCCTCGTCGCGGTGAACTTCTCACGGGAGTCCCGCCGCGCGCTGGAGCTGACGATGCGCCTGTGTCCGGTCTCGACCCCCATCGAGGTGCTGCACGTGGTGGACCTGCGCGAGGAGGAGGAGGCCCTGCGCCGTGAGGATGTCCCCTTGACGCGGCAGCTGGGGCTGCTGCAGGAGCGCGAGGACGCGGCGCGAAGGGCGCTCGGGCGCTTCCTGGCGCCGTACCGGGAGACCGGCCGGGCGCTGGAGATCCGCCTGCGCTTCGGAGACCCGTGCGAGTGCATCCTCGCGGAGGCCCGGGATCGCGACTCGGACCTGCTCACGCTGGGCATGTCCTCCGCGAATCCGCCCACCACGTTGACCGAGGGCGTGCTGCGGCATTCACTCTGCGACGTGCTCATCTCGCGGCACGCCGCCCCGCCCGCCGCCCTGCCGGACGGCGGGGGCGCACCGGCTTCCTGA